Within Populus trichocarpa isolate Nisqually-1 chromosome 6, P.trichocarpa_v4.1, whole genome shotgun sequence, the genomic segment tcccaGAACATCTGTTCTACTTCTTCCCCTTCCATGTTTTTCCTCACAGGAAGGAGATCCATGAGAGAACAGAGATCCATGAGGGAACAGAGGATGTCATCGGTCACCCTCAGAGATGAGCATGAGAATACCAAGGTAGGATCTGAAGCTTGATTGAATTTCCCTTTTTGTTTCGAAATACAACATTGCAGAAATCTTCTTCTGATTGCACACGTTGCCATCATTAGCTCTGTATATGTGCCAAACTTGTGTCCGTATGTTCTCTAGGTATTCAAACTTCACCATGTTGTGCCTAACAGTAGTGTCCACGTTCTGATCATTAGCTTGAGTGTGCCTGGAAGCAACAAAGCTAACGGTTTGGTGATAGAAATACCTTGTCCGTCCAACTTTACATGGAGATCTTGAACAATCACAATAGCTTTAGACACTTGTTTTTCTCCGTTCCATTTCTAAATTGATATTCCAAGTAACAATTACGGATGTGCGAATTGCAGGTTCTTGATGAAAAGACTGAGCAAGCAACAATCAAGGAAGATTCTAGGCAACTGGCGTATCCAAGCAGCACTGATAATTTAGATGATCTTGTTTACCACGTTGATTACCATGGCGTGACAACTCATCCAACTCCAACTCCAAAGCATCCCAAACCCTAAAATATCTTTCTTTAAGATCTCAGATGAAGAAATGCTGCATACAtgtacttcatttttaatcaaCTAGTTAACGATGTATTAATTACACCAATACAATTAGGATGAATATATGTTTCTGCTGGCAGTATATGAGCGGTATTTGTGTTTTCTCAAGGTTTCACTAATCAAATTGTACTTGTAGCATATAAACAGACTATAAAAGTGACAGATATTACTTTGTCAACAGGCTTTACTGATCAAATTATACCTGTGATTTGTTTTAACAAATGCAATAAACCAATTCCTGGTATGGGCTGCCCTCCGAATCTGATAGGGCAGAACACTTTTgggaaaaaaacatgataatctAAATCTAATTTGGAGGAAAGAGATACATTACAAAGTAGCGCGCGCATTCCATTCATATATGGCTTTCTTGTACTTCTCGAGTAGTAGTTTGTAGCTATCAATCACATCCTCGAATAACACTTCATCACAGAACTTAGATTTAACTTGAGCACATGAaggaaataaattttgaaattcgTAGAAAGCTAAATTCCAATCATGTTCTTGAATGGTTTCTGTCTCCTAATAGAGAAGCCTGAGCCACCTCATCCGATGAAAAGGAACCTTGTTCGTTTCAATAGCTACTTCCACACTACTGAATACTTCCAAGAACCTCGATGCCTTATCAATTTGATCAATAATATTGTTGAATGTGGTTTTCTGGTCCAAATTACGCCAATAATTGGCTTCCAAAGGCAAAAATGAGCACCAACTAAGGAAGCTTCCCGCAAGGTAGAATCAGAAGccccaattaattcaatcattACATGCAACAGAGTCACAGGCATCAGATCCAGAATTCCAGACAATGGCTCAACTGAAGCACGATGCAGCTGTTTTTGGGTCTGATACCAGCAATGGAGTGCTACATGTGCAAAGCCCTCCCACCTGCGATTAAGTGAAATACAGCAAAGGACACATGAGAAATGGTCTTCAAGATAGCCATAAATCTTAATTTCATCAAAGATTCCAATTTTGATAAGATTCCATAATCATGTCCTTTCATGCCATTTTGGAAACATGGAACATAAAATTTAGTCAATTAGAACattcataatataaaaactacGCAAGAGCTTGAAATTCCATGATTCAATTCATCTAAACTGCACTGAAGCAACGCCAAATAGAATATTCATCCTAGATTTTGATGAGTTTGGCATGCCATAAACATTTCATTAGTGAACAGCATCAGGCAGGAATATTACCGCATAAAAGACCACCAGATTTTATCTGTCCTCGTTTCAGTTTTTCTTTGAgcagtaaaaaatataacacaatctaaacattaataagaaattttaaccacATATATAGTTTTGACACAATTTAGTCATTCAAAATGTTCTTCTTGTACATCAGTTTCAAACATTATCATTTAGATAATCCTTTGGCACAAGCCTTACTGTGCgccttatatatattttaaagacaTGTCCATGAGTTAGCTTTTCCAGAGACATTAGCCCAAAACTATGTCTCTGTCTCAGAGACAAAATGTcttcattaaataattttgtcaATAGCATGGGCCAGTCCACATGGGCTGCTGAGTTTCCAGCTTTGTGAACAACATCAATTGAATCAGTCAAAAAACTTTTCAATCTAGACTAAAGAGATCCATATGATGAGAAATGGCATTGATAAAATCTTAGGTACATCAACTACCGCAAACACAAAAAGGAAACTTTTTTGGTGATTATTAATTCAAAGAATTTATTGGAGAAAAAAGTGACTAAGATTGCAAGGTATTTTCCTTAGAAGACAATAACtagaaaatcaaagcaaaagGGCCTCCTAACCTGAGAAAAATAAACCTCCTAAATACCTCTGAAGCAATAGACcttaaaagagaataaaaggtgaaaaaacaatcatattgCAAATAACTGCCTTGATAAGGACTGGTTCTTTAAATTCAGCTACCCAAAGATTTCCGTATCACTGCAAATATAGTGCACTTCAATAGACTCCTTATCCTTAAACAACTAGTACTCCCTTCTCCCAAAACCAACAGGATTCATGATAACTCCTAATGAAGCCATATTTCTTGAGTGCATTGGCCATTCACGGGCCATCACAGAAGTTAACCTAGAATCCAACCCATACATTGAATGCCCCTacaaagtaattaattattctGTTTGAGGAAACGGATATTAGCTAGCTCCAACGGATCAATGGCCCTTGGCAGATATTGTCAGTCAAAGGTAACTGCCGGGGGACATGTAGGTGAGGATACACTTGGATATTATCAACCGATAAAATCAGTAGTTCATTGACTGGTCATACGTGTATCTGTCTTCTAGGGGAGAGGTGCAAGGGATTAATGCCATCCTGCTGTGAGCAAGTGCATGCGTAATAAACCCCACCccattaatttcataaatcaaCCAAATTAGAGATTAGAGACGAAAAACAAATTTGCTAAgcaaacataatttttcaacatgtaagACCAAACAAATCTGTTGCAGAGAAAAGTAAAGGATGAACTTTTACTTGCTCAAAAGGAGGTTCCACCTCAATACCAAATGTGACGTAAGGAAAATCTGGCTAAATCACTAGACCCACCGTCATGTGTACATGCCTCGTGAGGAAAGCCTCTTGGAATATACAAAATGTCACCTTCCCTCAACAGGAACTTTCTATATCCAGCCAAAGAATTTTCTTCCACAAAACATTGTTCTCTATCAAGAGGATCATACAAGCGAGGTAACTGCAAATTTGGTTGTTAATAGATTGTCCATTGCTTGGTTCCAAAGAGTTGGCATACAAACACACAGTGGTCATCACAGTGACGATCCCATCCCTGAGAATTAGGTGGTGTCAAGTATATACTTGTAAGCATTTGCAAGAGCTGCAATACTTGTAAGCCAAAACTCAGAGCTATTGTATAGCCCTCTTTAAATGCTTCTTCACATTTCATAATATCCATAGCATTGAAAGCATGTTTCCTAAAGCAGGATGGatcaaatttcttttgaaagaaaTGCACCTCTTTCTTTGAAGGGTGCTCTGTTCTTAGTACTCATATGTCCTGCTGGTTGATTATAGGACAACCCAATTCACTTCTCACCTCCTCCAGGAAACTTAAGATGTTCAGTTCATCTGAAGCAATAGGTACACATGAAACAAAACTTTGAAGCACGGATGAAACAAAGGTAGGAGATGCTTCTTTCAGTTTAGAGATTGTGCAACTGAACTAAAAATGTCATCTTCCTCAATTAAGGACCCTGAAAGCCTTCTTACATGAGAAGGAGAGGTTCCCAGTGATGTAACatgaaattttcaaaacttaGCTCACTTCAATCAAAGATCTTTCTTTCAACTAACACAGATGGCAAaggaatcacaaattcactggTATTAatagaaaagctaaaaatactTTCTGCCAGATTGTTAACTGTAACATTGCTCAAATTTAAATCCCTCTCTTGAAAGGACATCCAAGCATTGCCAAGTAACATCTGATTGTGCACTTTTTCCCACAAACTTTTCATAGAATCCAAGAATTTTTCAGACAGCTTCGATGGGATCTTTCCAATTGCTCAATGTTGCAAGCATTAATTAAAGTAATAGAAGTGTGAAGAAGTGACACTGAATGTCCATCTTCTTTAAAAGCTATCCTGGCACAGGCAATACTACTCCCATCTTCATTATATAAAGAAACCAATATCGAAGATGCAGGAAcctgaagaaatccaaaactaatGGATGTTAAGTCAATATACAAATGGAAACATTTACATTTTCAGCACTacttaaaatcacaaaaacaataaagtcCGAAGcccttttttttagaaatataaaaccTTTTAAGCAAATTAATAGATATACCATTTTCTTTCCATCATAAATGGAAATTGGGATACtttaaatcaatcaagaaaaccaAATTTCATATGAAACCAAACCCTttgaaaagaatgaagaccatagttaaaaataatcacacaaGCCTTTCTAAAGCTGAGAACTTCAATAACCTTTGTCTTCCAATCAAAGTAGTGGACAAATCCAAAAGGGCATCACAAGCAGCCACTGAAAGTTTCCTTTTTCTAATCACTAACATCAAGATCAAACCTTTCACTGTCCCCACATCCAAAGCAACCAGTTCATTCATTTCCATTGACACCAGCTAAGCCAACCCAACAATATCCGCACTTCGACACGCAATTGCTGCACACCTGAAACAATTATTTCCAAGAATCAGCAACGCCCACCAACTGCTCGATAAAATGCGCCAAATTAAAAGGAGAGAGGAAATAATTACTTGGAGTTCATGAGGATAGGAAACAAAGAGAGGACTGAAATGGGAAATGTTAGGTTGTTTGAAAGGAGAGAGTGGTGTGATTTGGTTAAGAGTTTATTGATTAAGATTTCGAAATTATTACTGggtgtgttgttttgagtgTTGGAGGGTTGCGTTGTTGCAGCTAGTAAGAGAGGGAATATGGTGGTAGTGCTGTTAAGGGAGAGAAGCGGAAGCGGAAGCGGTTATTGGTTTTCTCGTTTTTCTTTTGCGGGCTCTCTTCTTGCTGTTTTCTTGGTGCTGCTCCATTTTCATCTTTCAGTTGCTACAGAAGCAACTTCTCTTATTAGTTCTCTGTTTGTTGCGTGTTTGGTGGTTTCGAGCTTGGAGGTGTAAGAACTAGTGAAGAGAGAAGTCTTAAGAATGAAAgggagtaaattataaattaatatcaataactaattatttactgcctaaattttaaatttatttgtaacatAATCGTTTCCGtccatttcattcttttaatttatttatttttcagaaatagaaaaaaagaaaaaaaaagaaataatgtggaaacattaatggaaaaaaaaaaggtagtttttctacaataaaattatataaaattaaacataattagcTTTTTCTAACAGTATATTAGCTTTTTCGAAGATCCATTACCGGAGTTTCAACAGGAAGCCAACGCTCCTTAACACTTAGCGTCCATGATGATGAACACGATGAGAAGCCTAAACTAGTTTCTATTACACGGCTTGTATACGTCAACAAGCCCGAGCTGCCAATTTTGTTGTTTCGAAGCGTTGCTTCAGTTATACTAGGTATGGTTACCCCTATTCTTGGCCTTTTACTATCGAAAGCCATTACTATGTACCAAGAACCTCCAGAGGAGATGCGAAAAGATTCCAAGTTCTGGGCAATCGTGTGTGTGGGAATCGGTTTGATTACCTTTGTAGCCCTTTCATTGAGAAGTTACCTTTTTGGGATTGCCGGGGCTAAGTTGATTGAACGAATTCGTTCGATGACAATATTTGAAAAAGTTGCATGCCAAGAAATTAGCTGGTTTGATGATCTTGCAAATTCGAGGTGCGTTCAAGAAATTCCCAGGCTCTACTTTCATTTTAcaactttgaaatatttttatttttatttttaaattaagaaacaatgtTAATACTCAAAAGGTGAATGCTTTTGCATTTGCAGTGGTGCGGTTGGTGCAAGGTTATCAACCGATGCTTCAACAGTTAGGAGTCTTGTTGGAGATCATTGAGAATATATCATCAATCGTGACAGCCTTGATAGAAGCATTTGCAGCAAATTGGATGTTATCCTTGATAATTATTGCTATATCTCCCTTGTTTTCAATCCAAGGGTGTATTCTGGTAAAGTTTGCGCAGGGATTCAGAAAGCTTTTGGCTGCGTGGTAGCTTCCATGTTTTATTGTCACTGCAGATATCAGCTGTTTAATAAATGATAAACCATTATTTACTGTTAATGGGACCTATCAAATTTTGTGGACGCGTCTGTGTTCCATTGAAAGCAGCTCCAAGCTGCTTTACCTGTATCTGCATTGTAACCAGTgaagtttttttcaaattgtgtctcaatgaacagtgcaattcacttgcactgttcactcaAAACAATGAACAGTGCACTtcacttgcttttttttttcttttatgtttatttttagtaatatttttttaaaaaaaactagtttagagtgaattaaattcactcgcattttaatatcaaatcaattttatttctaataatattttattggacgctcaaaaaattatgaaaactgtagtttttgTCGGGTGAATTTTGTacataatggaattgtagatggtttaatggaataataaaaaatattttatataaagtattatttatttcatgatataatagcaatagttaaatctacaatatttaaattaaaaatcatcaatattaatattaatattaatattaatatatatatatttaaaattattttataatcacaatttcaaaagcatttttaaccaaacatattaaattattttttgttcaaccttaatttcaaccatatttttaaccaaacacctattttttcaatccaacctcaactaaaaatattttttataaaacaacttttttcaaatcacaaccaacACAACATATACCGGAATACCAAATACACTATCAGTGCTGATGCAGAGGTAGGTCTTGTCCCATATCTTTTGTAATCTCACAAACAATGGATATGTTTTGGGTAAACCAGTGATGATGTAAAACCATATAGGTGATGTATGAAGAAGCTAGTCAAGTAGCTAACGATGCAGTTGGTAGCATTAGTACTGTCGCATCCTAAATAAACCCTTCCACGAGCCCAAGTTAGCAAATAAATGTTCAAAAACCACcctaaaactaataaaatcttTCCGAGAGCCTATATCTATCATCTTTGGCAAGATAGACAATACCGTACTAGAATCCATCtcctcaaataaaaacataaatattgattttctttttgtcaaaATCAACATCAACCAAGTTTTTTAGGATAGAAaatctagaaattaaaaatattaaggacTAAACTAAACTTTTCATGTGATCTTTTAAATTGCCACCTATTTTCTCTAGCCTTTGACCCTCTATCTTTCAATCTTGTCTTTTCATAACATAACAAAAGTAATTGATCATCAATTTAGCCATAAAGAAATTCATAcgatgaggaaaaaaaagtttgattaccaaaacagcaaataaaaaattactttaaccATCCGAAGTAAATTGTGAGAGGGGTTATAGTTACGCCTTTTACAGTGATTTAGGCATGCGTTTTATAATAATTACGAAGTCAAGTGTCTTCTGCAAAGCATGTGGGGGACTGCTGCAATGAGCATCAATTGGTGTACATGTCAAGTTcatgaacatcattgatgacACAACGAATTGCGCTTTGCCCTTTTGCGTTGAAggtaaaatcaatgtttttcgTAAGCTTCTAAATATTTTCCGAGTCAAGTCACAACCAAAGTAAATCCATACTACCATGGCTTTCGGGCAGCCCCGCAAATGATAATTGGGGAACTACCTGCATGCTATCATCGCCAAATTTTATGGTCACAGAAAAACACAGCGTAAGTAGCAATACTTGTCATGGTGCAAATGCCACCAACCAACACTTTGATGTACATTGTGGTTAGGCAGGTTAAAATCCTGCCCGCTGCTAGAGTAGTTTTCAAATGCTTGCCGAAACCAGTGCAAGTTAAAGGAAAGAGGCGAAAAATATTTCTCATTAACGAAACAACCAGTATAAGCATTGATTGCAGCAGCTGTAATGGAATAATACCCACCTGCGGTTGTGGAGATTTGACCATCATTTACCATCCGAGGAGCATAACTTAGGATACAAGCATTCCCAGTTAGAAAAAGTAACAGAATAACATGAAATAGAGGACCATGTCATTCCTGGGAATCTCAAATAACACCCAACCGTTTACAGGTTTAAGGATAAAACACTAGAGTGCCACCAGAACTCAAAACCTATTACAGAATAAAGAGTCACAACAActccaaacttgatttttggACCTTACAAGTTCCACCTGTAGACGAAAATGAAGTGAGACATTGATAGTACGATTACAGCTTTGCGGAATCTGAAGAAATCCCACCTAGACCTTCCCAATTCTATCAAGATTTGAAAGACAACCAAGTTATGCCACCAAGTCCTAGTAAGTTACGAAATGGATATCATACACAGATATGATTTGCTTAGCCTAATACTAGCAAAACATAGAACTTTTCTAGATGAGACTCCCACGTTTAAACACCGACAAACAGCTAGTCTGCATCATTACTTTGTGCTTTCGATGTTCCTCTCCTCTTTCAAACATAAGAAATATAGAAAGCTTCCATTACGACATTGAGGACCCCCCTTGCatttaaatactaaaaactGACACAAGGCAAAAACCAAGACATCTTAAGAAAAAAGATTCACAACGTCAAGTAAAACACTGGGTTTTCTACCATAAATTTTCTAAATGTAACACTGATTTCATTATGCACCATCCTCCGAGACTATATAACCTTCATAATAAAACTTTCATCCAACGTCATATCTCAAACAAAAAAGGTACCATGTTAACAAATTGCGGAGACGTAAATAAGTCCATGCTAAATGAGATCTGAGCATCATGAAAAACAAGAGAATGATCGCTCAAGCCAAAACTATTAGATAATACGTATTTGCCAATTTGGTGTACAAGGCTTAATAAGATTCAAGCCTCATGAAATACATGGAAACTAAAGATTGTGATCACTATATTACATCCTTAATAGACGTGAAAAAACAACCCGTTACATCAAATAACAAATCAATTGTTTAGAAAACTACCACCTAATacacataattattaaaaaagaaaacatgagaAGGCACATCAAAGAAGAAGCACAACTCGAGAAAGATATGTACAAGCGTGGAGGACAAGATTCCAACTTTTTGATCTTGCTTATCATCAATTAAACAGGCGGTATGTTGGAGAAAGAGAAGCCCGTGTATCCTTTATATGCAAAATATGCAATCCTTGTATAATAAAACCCTGGTATAAACAGCACCACTCCCAATATTGCAAAGAAAAGCCCTGATTCGATCacgaaaattcaattcaaatcgCATCTCggtcacattatttttttaagaaaaataaactttaacacATTACAGCCATTAAAAAacccatcttttctttcttttgtttttaaaactatcaaaatcaaacaacaaacCCCAAGATTTAATATCTTCAAAGAACCTATTTTAAAAACTGAATAGCTAAATCAGGGATCTTTTAATTCTGCTAAAAATTAacagggtttttttaattttgcatttaCCCCTTcagctaaataaataaaaatcacaaaacccCCTTAAAAAAACCAGAAATCAGGAATCTTATAAATTGAGGTAAAAATCAAAATGGAATTTTAATTTTGCATTCAATTCTAACTTACTCCAATAAAAAAGCACAAAACTTTAACTTCAAACATctaaaaacagaaaaggaaaaaaaaagagaggcaaaaactataaaaaaacaaaagaaagaaattgaaattaccATGAGCTCTATCACCACCAACACTGTTGTAAGTCATGAAAATGCCCAAAACAATACCAGCGAcaccaaaaacaagaagagaaatagCAAGAGCAATCTCTTTAATAGGAGGCTTATTATTGACTGCATACGATGTCTCCACCATTAAATCTTCATCAGTTATTGAGAATGCATGATCCACATACGCCATCTTCGATGATTCTTATGTTGTTCAGGTCGATATTGTGATTTGGGTTTTCGTTTTCAAGGCTGGTTTGtttgatttggtttggtttttcttGGGGTTTATAAGTCGAAAAGATGGAGACTTTTCGAAGGTAAAAGATAGGGAAGAGAACTTTTCTGTTCTCATCTTATGCAAGTAAATTCTCCCCAAGGGACgccacgtgtgtgtgtgtgtattttggATTTCTATAATAAAGTAACTATTTTGCCtccacatatataaaaaaaaaaagtagcctTGGATTGAGGGGTGTAATTATCTTTTCATAGAGATTTAGTTTTCATTGTTGGTTTTTATTTGTCAGATTAggcatttcaaacaaaaaaaaataaacatattttgattattttgtatttgGCTGCACAATATAATTATTGTCAAACCCTTGTGGCCAAAATTATTTAGGCTATCATGGAAGGGTTTCTTcgtaaattcatttttaatatataaatataatataattactttCATGCACTTATGTCCAAAAGTTTATAGGCTTCCATCCAAGGGCTTTTTGGAACTTTTATCTTGGTTTTTGCGTTAGAACAATGTGAATAAGAGTTAGTTTGGTTTTGTTggaggaataaaattaaaaaaaaaatgtcaaacgTCTTGGAAAAAAGCACTTGCACGTTTAAAcgtcttggaaaaaaaaaatgtcacatTTAAATAGCGCATGACATTTTGAAGtcatgtggttgcttatatgatggtcactggagacttatatggtcattaactttagggcccgtggaattaatCGAAGTAcatgcaagctggcccggaaaaaaaaaatatttaaacaaaaccTTCCCAAGAATTTTAGAGATTACTTAGCTTAATATTCAAGTGCAACCTCCAACATGTTTCTAGAACTAAAAGacaaaaagtttcaaaaaaatctGGACTGATATTTCAACATATTTATTACACttatattttcatcaatttgtataaaaaaaattatttgtaggTCATTTCCTTATTCTTATTATTGTTATACATCATTATCAAatagaaagggaaagaaagtgAAAGGAGTGTGTATgtgtagagagagaggggggggggttaaatattttttttttacttaaaaaaaagaatatgtagACATTTACTATgtgtttttgtatataaaaaagttataagtgagattcaaaaatttaatgcatatatctaattaaataaattaaaaattatttatgcaaaaacaattataaagctTGACCCATACCCAGCCGAAGTTAACCAGTCAAAATCGTGACCTGAATCATATATTCAATTAgggttcaatgattttttttaattttttaaatctaaaatatacacctgtaaaattaagaaccaatcaaatatcaaggcgattaagaaaaaaaatcaaatcaagcaaATTTCATTGCACAATTAATAATCAACCAAATCTTAagtgatgaaactaaaaaaaaaaaacaagaaatttt encodes:
- the LOC7485486 gene encoding uncharacterized protein LOC7485486, whose protein sequence is MKLLHLLLLAMLTTAFYFFSQNICSTSSPSMFFLTGRRSMREQRSMREQRMSSVTLRDEHENTKVLDEKTEQATIKEDSRQLAYPSSTDNLDDLVYHVDYHGVTTHPTPTPKHPKP
- the LOC7474713 gene encoding uncharacterized protein LOC7474713; this translates as MAYVDHAFSITDEDLMVETSYAVNNKPPIKEIALAISLLVFGVAGIVLGIFMTYNSVGGDRAHGLFFAILGVVLFIPGFYYTRIAYFAYKGYTGFSFSNIPPV